A region of Candidatus Roizmanbacteria bacterium DNA encodes the following proteins:
- the aroD gene encoding type I 3-dehydroquinate dehydratase, whose translation MDIKICTPVTGGTIDEFLSNLAKTQDISDCIELRVDSIRGLSMDHIRTIKDQTKKEAIFTCRSKEEGGSFEDPENQRVKILQRGIGLFEYVDIELSTVKKHDFSCEDGTKVILSYHNFVETPSYWDMQKVIFEMSKFKPDVLKIATMVQKEYEVTKLYRLLTNKPHTENRIVIGMGEKGRITRILAPLLGGFLTFASTPWCESAPGQIEIGEMKKVYKSLLI comes from the coding sequence ATGGATATCAAAATCTGCACTCCGGTCACAGGAGGCACCATAGATGAATTTTTGAGTAATCTTGCAAAAACACAGGACATTTCTGACTGTATTGAACTTCGTGTTGATTCGATCCGAGGGTTGTCTATGGATCATATCCGAACTATCAAAGATCAGACGAAGAAAGAAGCGATTTTTACCTGCAGATCAAAAGAGGAAGGCGGAAGTTTCGAGGATCCGGAAAATCAACGGGTCAAAATTCTTCAGCGCGGGATCGGACTTTTTGAATATGTTGATATTGAATTATCGACGGTCAAAAAACATGATTTCAGCTGCGAAGACGGTACTAAAGTTATTTTGTCATATCACAATTTTGTTGAAACGCCAAGTTATTGGGATATGCAAAAGGTGATTTTTGAGATGAGTAAGTTCAAACCGGATGTCCTGAAAATAGCCACTATGGTACAGAAAGAGTATGAAGTCACAAAGTTGTATCGGTTGCTTACGAATAAACCGCATACGGAAAACAGAATTGTGATAGGGATGGGAGAGAAGGGACGTATCACCCGGATTCTTGCTCCGCTTCTCGGGGGTTTTCTGACATTTGCATCTACTCCGTGGTGTGAGAGTGCGCCGGGGCAGATAGAGATTGGGGAGATGAAGAAGGTGTATAAAAGTTTGTTGATATAA
- a CDS encoding branched-chain amino acid transaminase has translation MSHLQTTSHPYAFFEGKVVKTEDAKVSVMTNALQYGTAVFGGIRGYYNKEKGFISLFRIDDHYKRFLNSLKIIGVDLQYNREELVKITTDLTEKNNPQSDTYFRPFAYAGSTNLSPNLDRDHEFSFALYMIPLGDYLPTDKGISVCVSSWRRISDNAIPSRAKIAGGYINSAMAKHEATLNGYDEAIFLNESGHVAEGSAMNFCMVRDGVLITPPKSDDILEGITRRSVLQLAKDQGIPVEERTIDRSELYVADEAFFCGTGAQIAWISHIDKRRIGNGKRGTVSGTLQDLFFRVVRGNEKKYESWCTKIKV, from the coding sequence ATGTCCCATCTTCAAACTACCTCACATCCTTATGCATTTTTTGAGGGCAAAGTCGTCAAAACGGAAGATGCAAAAGTATCAGTTATGACGAATGCTCTGCAGTACGGGACAGCTGTTTTCGGTGGAATACGGGGTTATTACAACAAGGAAAAAGGATTTATTTCTCTTTTCAGAATTGACGATCACTACAAGCGATTTCTTAATTCTCTCAAAATCATCGGAGTCGATCTTCAGTACAACAGAGAGGAACTTGTGAAGATTACGACCGATCTTACCGAAAAAAATAATCCGCAGTCCGATACCTACTTCCGCCCATTTGCCTATGCCGGAAGCACGAATTTATCACCCAATCTCGATCGTGATCATGAGTTCAGTTTTGCTTTGTATATGATTCCGTTGGGTGATTATTTGCCGACTGATAAAGGAATCAGCGTTTGTGTATCTTCCTGGAGACGGATTTCTGACAATGCCATCCCTTCACGAGCCAAAATAGCCGGCGGATACATCAACTCAGCAATGGCAAAACATGAAGCAACCTTGAACGGTTATGACGAAGCGATATTTCTGAATGAATCGGGGCATGTCGCAGAAGGATCAGCCATGAATTTCTGCATGGTGCGTGACGGAGTACTGATCACTCCGCCGAAAAGTGATGATATTTTAGAGGGAATCACGAGAAGATCAGTGCTTCAGCTTGCGAAAGATCAGGGTATCCCGGTGGAAGAACGTACGATTGACCGCAGTGAACTGTATGTTGCGGATGAAGCATTCTTCTGTGGGACGGGCGCTCAAATAGCATGGATTTCGCATATCGATAAAAGACGGATCGGCAACGGAAAAAGAGGAACGGTTTCCGGGACGCTCCAAGACCTCTTTTTCAGAGTCGTACGCGGCAACGAGAAAAAATATGAAAGTTGGTGTACCAAAATCAAAGTGTAA
- the ilvB gene encoding biosynthetic-type acetolactate synthase large subunit has product MKISGSQAVLESLLQENVEVIFGYPGGAIMPVYDALYDYTNDGRIKHVLVRHEQGAGHAAEGYGRMTGNPGVCLVTSGPGATNLVTAIADAMMDSVPMVCISGQVHSGVIGTDAFQEADVIGITAPVTKWNYQITKASEIPEVMAKAFHIARTGRPGPVLIDITKDAQFEMMDFSYPEDISLQSYQPTTEPHQRQIEIAARYLNNAERPLILVGQGVQIAKAQKELQAFLEKGDFPAAFTLHGLSALHSGHPLHVGFLGMHGNYAPNMLSNKADAVLAIGMRFDDRVTGRLSDYLNDATVIHIDIDPAELNKNVPADVPIVADAKIALQSLTKAIRKNTHTNWIREFKKLYEVEKKQVIDGVTHPKTGEITMAEAVTLLSELTKGEAVVVSDVGQHQMVTARYYRFSRPNSWISSGGMGTMGFGLPAAMGAKFARPDQEVISISGDGGIQMNIQEFTTLAQEQLPVKVIILNNGFLGMVRQWQQLFFEKRYSMVNIQSPDFVTVAKGCGLEADRVVARIDLKKALQKMLDHNGPYVLEIKVEQEENVFPMIPTGSSVDEVRLA; this is encoded by the coding sequence ATGAAAATATCAGGTTCACAAGCAGTTCTTGAATCGTTACTCCAAGAAAATGTGGAAGTAATATTCGGATATCCCGGAGGGGCTATCATGCCTGTTTACGATGCTCTGTATGATTATACAAATGACGGAAGGATCAAGCATGTGCTTGTCCGTCATGAACAGGGAGCGGGACATGCTGCCGAAGGCTACGGCCGGATGACAGGTAATCCGGGTGTTTGTCTCGTGACATCAGGACCGGGAGCGACCAATTTAGTGACGGCTATTGCTGATGCGATGATGGACAGTGTCCCGATGGTATGTATTTCCGGACAGGTACACAGCGGAGTGATCGGTACCGATGCATTTCAGGAAGCGGATGTGATAGGCATAACTGCACCGGTCACCAAATGGAACTATCAGATCACAAAAGCAAGTGAAATACCGGAAGTGATGGCAAAGGCTTTTCATATTGCCCGTACCGGCAGACCCGGACCGGTACTTATTGACATCACCAAAGATGCGCAATTTGAGATGATGGATTTTTCGTATCCCGAAGACATTTCGTTACAGAGTTATCAGCCGACAACCGAACCTCATCAGAGACAGATAGAGATAGCAGCACGTTATTTAAACAATGCAGAACGTCCTTTGATATTAGTAGGTCAAGGCGTACAGATTGCCAAAGCTCAAAAAGAACTTCAAGCGTTTCTGGAAAAAGGAGATTTTCCGGCAGCTTTCACGCTGCACGGTCTTTCCGCACTTCATTCAGGACATCCTCTTCATGTCGGTTTCTTGGGGATGCACGGCAACTATGCTCCGAATATGCTCTCAAACAAAGCCGATGCTGTTTTGGCAATCGGAATGCGGTTTGACGACCGGGTGACAGGCAGGCTTTCCGATTATTTGAATGATGCAACCGTCATTCATATTGATATTGATCCGGCGGAGCTCAATAAAAATGTACCTGCTGATGTGCCGATTGTGGCTGACGCCAAAATTGCTTTGCAATCACTGACAAAAGCAATCCGTAAAAACACTCATACAAATTGGATACGTGAATTTAAGAAACTCTATGAAGTAGAAAAGAAACAAGTAATTGACGGAGTCACACATCCGAAAACCGGGGAAATAACAATGGCAGAAGCAGTGACGCTGCTGTCTGAACTGACAAAAGGAGAAGCCGTTGTCGTGTCTGATGTCGGACAACATCAGATGGTTACGGCAAGATATTACCGGTTTTCCCGTCCGAATAGCTGGATTTCCTCAGGCGGGATGGGAACAATGGGATTCGGCCTTCCTGCTGCAATGGGTGCAAAATTTGCCCGTCCCGATCAGGAAGTTATTTCAATTTCAGGTGACGGGGGTATCCAGATGAATATACAGGAGTTTACTACTCTGGCTCAGGAGCAGCTTCCAGTGAAAGTGATTATTCTTAATAACGGCTTTCTGGGAATGGTACGACAATGGCAGCAGCTTTTCTTTGAAAAGCGGTATTCGATGGTGAATATTCAGAGTCCTGATTTTGTGACAGTAGCAAAAGGGTGCGGTTTGGAAGCAGACCGTGTTGTGGCAAGAATTGATCTGAAAAAGGCATTGCAAAAGATGCTTGATCACAATGGTCCGTATGTACTTGAGATAAAAGTCGAGCAGGAAGAAAATGTATTTCCCATGATCCCGACCGGTTCATCAGTTGACGAGGTACGTCTCGCATAA
- the aroC gene encoding chorismate synthase: protein MLRFLTAGESHGKGLTVIIEGMPAGVPISVDYINQELAKRQKGAGSGGRMLIEKDEVEILSGIRFGKTIASPISMIIWNKDFKNWGDKMSIKEQPEEVVASARVTEPRPGHVDLPGVQKYGFDDVRNVLERASARETTARVAAGAVFKQLLMRDGIEIASHTVQIGDISIDTEYTFEDIQKTYEKDPEIRCVDPKTSQRMKKLIEKARKEMNTLGGVVEVWANNIPPGLGSYVHWDRKIDGQIAQALMSIQSVKAVEIGSGISASGSFGSDVHDEIFHNKEEGYYRKTNRAGGVEGGVTNGMPVVARVYHKPISTLYKPMNTVDISTKEQVKATVERSDICVVPRAGVVSEAMLAYVLAQNILERFGEV, encoded by the coding sequence ATGCTTAGATTTTTAACAGCCGGCGAGTCGCACGGCAAAGGATTAACGGTTATTATTGAAGGGATGCCTGCCGGTGTTCCGATTTCGGTTGACTACATCAACCAGGAACTTGCAAAAAGGCAGAAAGGAGCAGGATCAGGAGGACGGATGCTGATTGAAAAAGATGAGGTTGAGATCTTGTCGGGTATTCGTTTCGGCAAGACGATTGCCAGCCCGATTTCCATGATTATATGGAATAAAGATTTCAAAAACTGGGGTGACAAGATGAGTATCAAAGAGCAGCCTGAAGAAGTTGTTGCATCGGCCCGAGTGACTGAGCCGCGTCCCGGGCATGTCGACCTTCCGGGCGTCCAGAAATACGGATTTGATGATGTCAGAAATGTTTTAGAAAGGGCATCTGCCCGCGAGACGACGGCAAGGGTTGCTGCCGGTGCCGTTTTTAAACAACTGCTTATGAGAGACGGAATAGAGATTGCAAGCCATACCGTCCAGATCGGCGATATTTCCATTGACACAGAATACACTTTTGAAGATATTCAAAAAACGTATGAAAAGGATCCCGAGATACGGTGTGTTGACCCGAAAACATCCCAACGAATGAAAAAACTGATTGAAAAAGCACGCAAGGAAATGAATACTCTTGGAGGTGTCGTTGAGGTATGGGCAAACAATATTCCTCCGGGTCTTGGAAGTTATGTGCATTGGGACAGAAAAATTGACGGACAGATTGCTCAGGCACTGATGAGTATTCAGTCAGTAAAAGCGGTTGAGATAGGATCAGGTATCTCTGCTTCGGGATCATTTGGATCAGATGTACATGATGAGATCTTTCACAATAAAGAGGAAGGTTATTACCGAAAAACAAATCGTGCGGGAGGCGTTGAAGGCGGAGTCACGAACGGGATGCCCGTTGTCGCCCGCGTCTATCATAAACCGATATCAACACTTTACAAGCCGATGAATACCGTCGATATCTCGACAAAAGAACAGGTAAAAGCGACCGTCGAACGGTCTGATATCTGTGTGGTACCACGTGCTGGAGTTGTTTCTGAAGCGATGCTTGCGTATGTCCTCGCACAAAATATTCTGGAACGATTCGGAGAAGTGTGA
- a CDS encoding shikimate dehydrogenase, whose protein sequence is MNISGKTKICVIIGDPVEHSLSPAMHNAAYEALGIDDEFVFVAARVNLEDVKDVVQAVRVMNIRVLTCTIPHKMEVMKYLDEIDPIAEKIGAVNTVVNDKGVLKGYNTDWLGTVIPLENHAGDLRGTSVALVGAGGAARAMAYGVLEKGAKLSVFNRNQKKAQILAKELDSDVSVFTYDDMSREIPKHEIILNATSLGMGEQIDQTPLQKEYLRKGHIVFDAVYKPRETRLLKEAKEQGAVTVQGVEMLLHQGTAQFELYTGRKAPIEVMRKVLQ, encoded by the coding sequence ATGAACATATCAGGAAAAACAAAAATATGTGTCATTATCGGCGATCCTGTCGAGCATTCCTTATCGCCTGCAATGCACAATGCAGCATATGAAGCGCTCGGTATTGACGATGAATTTGTGTTTGTCGCTGCCCGTGTGAATCTTGAAGACGTGAAGGATGTCGTGCAGGCAGTTCGTGTCATGAATATCCGGGTATTGACTTGTACGATCCCTCACAAAATGGAAGTGATGAAGTATCTTGATGAAATTGATCCGATTGCTGAAAAAATCGGAGCCGTGAATACGGTTGTAAACGATAAAGGAGTACTGAAAGGATACAATACCGACTGGCTCGGTACGGTCATACCGCTTGAGAATCATGCCGGAGATCTTCGTGGCACATCCGTTGCATTAGTAGGGGCGGGAGGTGCGGCCCGGGCTATGGCGTACGGAGTTCTTGAGAAAGGGGCGAAACTTTCAGTTTTTAACAGAAACCAAAAAAAAGCTCAGATACTTGCAAAGGAGCTCGATTCTGATGTATCCGTTTTTACATATGATGATATGTCGCGTGAAATACCGAAACATGAGATTATTCTCAATGCAACAAGTCTCGGGATGGGTGAACAGATTGATCAAACACCCTTGCAGAAAGAATATTTGAGAAAAGGTCACATTGTCTTCGATGCAGTATACAAGCCTCGGGAAACGAGATTGTTGAAGGAGGCAAAAGAGCAGGGTGCGGTTACGGTACAGGGAGTTGAAATGCTCCTTCATCAGGGCACTGCTCAGTTTGAGTTGTACACGGGGAGAAAAGCACCGATTGAAGTTATGAGAAAGGTTTTACAATAA
- a CDS encoding shikimate kinase, whose protein sequence is MKIALIGFMGSGKTTVGEALANMLGFEFVEMDKVVLEKTNFRDMQELFSKNGEIYLREWEIALAKEWQEKEKTVISTGGGVVMNNIIPEYLKKNNGHVIFLHASFQTLEQRVIKDKTPRPLFGNVRDAYRLYHFRLPLYKKYADMTIRTKGKDAVKIAKEIVLKLYKNEPADLKDKSLLKEVVEQIMNIRAL, encoded by the coding sequence ATGAAAATAGCACTGATCGGATTTATGGGATCGGGGAAAACCACCGTTGGAGAAGCATTGGCAAACATGCTCGGATTCGAATTTGTTGAGATGGACAAAGTAGTTTTAGAAAAAACGAATTTTAGGGACATGCAGGAGCTGTTTTCAAAGAACGGAGAAATATATCTCAGAGAATGGGAAATTGCACTTGCAAAAGAATGGCAGGAGAAAGAAAAAACTGTCATATCAACAGGTGGCGGTGTAGTTATGAACAACATTATTCCGGAATATTTAAAAAAGAATAACGGTCATGTAATATTTTTGCATGCGTCGTTTCAGACACTGGAACAGCGTGTTATCAAAGACAAAACGCCGCGGCCTTTGTTTGGGAATGTGAGGGATGCATATCGGTTGTATCATTTTCGATTACCGCTTTACAAAAAATACGCGGATATGACCATTCGTACAAAAGGTAAAGATGCGGTGAAAATCGCAAAGGAGATTGTCTTAAAACTGTATAAAAATGAGCCGGCCGATCTGAAGGATAAGAGTCTGCTGAAAGAGGTTGTAGAACAGATTATGAACATTCGGGCATTATAA
- a CDS encoding DUF1653 domain-containing protein: MIKKGIYRHYKGKEYRVHGVARHSETLEDYVIYEPLYKSDSAFWIRPLSMFTETVSINGKKAPRFEFIREE, from the coding sequence ATGATAAAAAAAGGAATTTATCGGCATTACAAAGGGAAGGAGTATCGTGTACACGGAGTTGCCCGCCACTCAGAAACTCTGGAAGACTATGTCATATATGAACCATTATATAAATCCGACTCGGCATTTTGGATCAGACCGCTTTCAATGTTTACGGAAACGGTTTCAATCAACGGGAAAAAGGCCCCTCGTTTTGAGTTTATAAGAGAAGAATGA